The Brassica napus cultivar Da-Ae chromosome C1, Da-Ae, whole genome shotgun sequence DNA segment AGTGAACCATCAGACAGAACTCACCTTAAGTGATTCGCACTCTCGCAGAAGCTTCTCCTGCTCTTGAAAACGTACTTTCAGTCTCTCAACCTCTTGTTGCATCCCCATAACCCATGGTTGCCTGAAATGCAACCCGTCATTCTgcgaaaacagaaaaaaaacttatcaaACAACAAATAAATATGGAAGGACGAGCTCGATAAATATAGACAGAAGAATGCAAACCTCATAATCTTTGCATATGAAGTATCTTTTGCCGGGGAGGTAATCATATGTATCCTCTTCATCGACGACCTCCTTTGTGATAGATCCACAGGGGCACAGCTTGGGAATCCCCTGTTGCGCATCTGCAACGAAATGAAGCATGTTGTAGTATGCTTTGTGTGCTTTCATATCCCTCAATTCGTCCTCCATTTCAGAACCTAGAAGAACAATAACGTATAAGCAGATCAAAATCCTTTTTTAATCGTGAGGAAACCAACCAAGAAAcgaataaaaagaagaaaataataagaccaaatcaaaacactaaTTCGATTATAATCCCCAATTCGATTTTTAACACGAAATCTATTTCATCCCCAAAATCGAATCCATAAACAAATAAGctaatgtaagaaaaaaaaatttacagacgaaaaccctaattcgatTTTAATCCCAATTCAATTTTAAACCCCAAAACCTATTTGATCCCCACAATCGATTCCATAAACAAAGaatcaaatgtaaaaaataaaacaaacacacgaaaaccctaatttgattTTTATCCCTAATTCGATtttaaacccaaactctaattTTCCCCACAATCGAATCCATAAACACTGATGAAAGTGACATGCATCAACtccaaatgcaaaaataaagaacTAAAATGGTGCGATTTACCTTGAACCAACCGGATCGCAGTATCGCCTTTGTTTTCGCCGGGAGAGGTGGAAACGTTTTTTTTTCGGCTCGACTCGAGAAAATGAACGAGTTTTTTTCCTCTCACCAAACACATTCCTTTCCCGGTCCACTCAGACTTTGCCAGCACATCAAGGATCAACCGCAAATAAATCCTTCATTAAGGATTCAACCTCAGCGTAAcgtcaatttatattattattttactctATAAGCATAAGGATTACCGCTAAGATATGGCTAATATCCCGCGTTGCAGCTGGTCTTAACCTCATTCGGTTCTAATGGCTGATTCGTCAGCGACAAAGTCCATTCGCCGTTCACGCTCTTTCTCTTGTAGCTTGACGGAGATTCCACGGGTGGAGAATCAACAATCTTGTTGCATAGTCTCAATCAGCTGACGTGAAGATTTCTTCACAATTTTGGTACGAACACAACCCAACATTAAGATAACAACACGAACAGCAATAAAAGGTTCAACTGTCTACAATCCGGAGCACGATACTATAGAATTCTCGTACAAGTTCCTTAGCAATAACGTACCTGCACGTCCTGGGCGGAAACTTTATGTATTGAATATACGAATCTTATTAGGGTTTCTTACAAGGTTGACCATTATTACACGGCAAGACGCATTTAACAAAGCCCATTTGaccaacaaaatttaaaaaataggcCTTAATGTTAGGCCTATTATTTCTGCTTTAGTTCTATAAGACAATTGTATATTTGGAGTTTTATCCTTAACTAAGCCAACATAGTTAGACATTGTACGTATATAGGCTTTCATTTGATGTGACTAACAAGTTGATTACATTGGGGCCACACGGAGTAATTCTCTATGCAAGTTGATGACTCTTGGAAGAGGCCAAGTCCTACTTCGAGACTGGTATGCATAACAAAACTAAGAACACTGAATTTACAGTATTTTTAAtgatgttttctttcttttaagtCCCAGTTGAGTTATTAAAAGCCTGTATTAAGAGGCTTTTCATGGATGTTAAAACACATTATaccatatgatatatatagttgCACGACTTGACTTATAACTAGGACAGCTACTTTTCGACGTAACGAATGGAATAActttcttttacttttattgGTGGAGTATAATTTCATATCAGATTTTGCAAGTGACAACACTTGCTGCTATTTTAAGCATTTAATCAAAGAATCCTcaattcttaaaaatattgtggaggaaaacaaaattcatttttgtACAAATTCTATTGtgatattttctgctattttacATAGAAGAAAACTTACGCATgtacataaaaatataggagtattgattgagatttttttttattattatacttGGGATTGTTATACTATAGTCCCTTtcgaatattttttgtttttgtaggaAACAGAATATTCTATTTCTGTAAAGCGAATGTCAAAAATACAATCTCTGAGAAAGTAAAAAAGGAGGTCAATGGAAATCAAGAGACATACACTGTCAAAGTGTCGACATCTTGAAAGTCATGACAAGTGGAGGCAAGCCTGTGAGTCTGTGACTATGACTCTGACAATTGACATTCACTAGTTTCTTTTTGCACAGCTTGCCTTGATGGCTACAAAAGTCGTTGATCTTTATTTTTGTCAGCGGCTTTGacttcaatttatattttacatagtattatttttttccgtttttcttttctttggctAACAGCCTAGAACACATACTTCATGGGGATACAGTTGTGAGATTATCACTGATCACATATTTTCTTGCGTTCTCTTGAGATAACATCAGATTGACCTATATACGAGTTACTgtacatatttaaatttaacaGGATGTCAAGTAACATCAAAATATACTTTAAACTGCCCAATTATGTAAAATGTCTTATTATCTTATGTACCAATACGCCCTCGAGTCCTTCCTCCACTTGCCAACAAAAGAACATATTGGCtgttttattcataaaaaataaacttgtTAAACAACCCCTAGAAGTTTTTTAGACCATAACAAGCTTTCACCAAGTTTTGTCTACTATAAAGCATTTTTCAACTCAAAATTCTGTTAATTCCTTCAAAACTTTCCACGTCTTTGAAATCAAGAGATCCATCTCCTTCAGCATCATAGCTCGCATGAACACTATAAAACACATACAGGAGCACTGCCAACCCGGAGAAGAACCCGAATCTGATATACGAAGGAGCATCCAGCGATCCGAGCaaaaatatgttcaaaaatatcGAAACGCAAGGAGTCCACGGCATCAACGGTACTCCCCAAAACTCAGGAGTTCTAGCTTGAGGCACAACACAATGGAATATCTGCACGATGGCTATAGCCGCCACACCACCGGCTCCAAGCATGAACCATTTTGGTGAACCGGACGGTGCGAGTTTCCAGACTAATGTGAAGAAAACTGAGGTTATGGAGAATAGGCAGAGGAAGGAGAGTGTAGGCCATGGTTTGGTGTATCCAACCGCTACGTAACGCCGGAATATAACCGCGTTTGCAACCATGTAAAAGACGAAGAGGGTTCCGATTGAAACGAGGTTTAAGAGAACGTTTAGGTCTGTAAAGAGTGCGAGCGCCGCCGTGAAGATTCCTGAAGAAACAATACAAAATTAGTACTTGAGAAGAAGGATATGCTAATTAAAAATCCATATTCTTTAATTAGCTCAATCATTCATATTAGTATTTGATATAACGCAGATATATTCTAAGATGTATAAAGCTGATTATGTAACAAAAACAATTTGAAGATACTGGAGGAATTTGTTCCATTAGCTTGGTGGATAAgagtattttctttttcttttagtaAAGATTAGAGTTTAGTTCCACGTTCAAAATCTATccttatatatatgtgctatgtCCTAAAAGACTAGATCAACGTctcaagatttataaattttaaaacaaaacactttctcttaaagaCGGCTTATAGTCTTTTAGAAAGTCTAAAACATAAGTATATTTGGTTTCTTAATAATTTTCGgtttatataatatagtatCCAAACTCGTCAGATCAGTAAACAATGCTTACACGAACGAATATGCAAACAAAAGTAACTTGTGGGTCTAAATTCGCTACCACGACACGAGTTGACCATTTCGGGAaacttataatttaaataatgattcaTCAAAGATCTTACACAACAATAATTAGCCAATTTTTATATTAGTTGCCAGACCAATGACCTGACCTAAAGATGTCATGCGCATAAGTTTGTGTAAAGTTACGAAACAGAGAGCTTCAAAAGGTAACGTTAAAGAACAAAAAGAGACCAAAGAGACCCAACAATATGTCACGATCAAAACCGTTGAAAAGACTGAACTTTTTGAACCCAGTTGATGATAACACGAGCACGACATTTTGTCGGATTCTATGTTCTAAATCAAGAACCAACACCAAAACAATCACATAAGAACATAAGATATGGCCTACATTAATATAGTCACACAGTCGGAGCCGCACGACTTCAGCCACAATCACAATCAAAAATTAGTtgggaaatattttttaaaaatatttgatttttttggttttgttttcttcttgtgtACACGTATATGTATGTTATCACGTGGAAAGTGTTGATCTACACATTACACTCAAATCCAAAAAAGAtcatagaaacaaaaaaaaacaattgtttttaaattggGTCCCCACTCATTGTCTGTTTATCACTTGATGAAAATAAAACAGAGAGGAAACATAAACCCGATCTTGACGAAAGGAAAAATCCAACGTAACGTTATATTAAATTTCACGGGATTTACGTTGTTTTTTAACCTTTTCTTAAGATTTTATTagatttgttaaatatttaatttaattaaataaaggGTTGAAAGAGTTTTAAGACAAAACTTGTTTAACTTACCAAGAAAAGCGGAAGCGTTGACTGGTGTTGATGTCTTGGGATGGACCTTAGCGAACCAAGTGGGGACCACTCTTGACCGTCCGATGACGCACATGTACCGAGCCTGGCCCAACATCGCCACCAACAACGACGTCAGTATCCCAAAACTTGCTCCAATCCCAACCACTTTCGTCACCCATTCCCATCCTTCCGATTTGCTAAACGCCGCCGCGTACGGTGCTTCAGGATCTATCtgcatacacacacacacacacacacacacttgaTCATTACCGtcaaatcaatttaaaaaaagaaaattatttatttttcaacgGACCAGATCGTAAGGGAGGAGCATGGACATGGAGATAGCCATTAAGCAGTAAAGTACAATAACGATAGCGACCGAGCCGGATATTCCCATGGGGATGTCTTTGACCGGGTCTCTTACTTCTTCAGCCATCGTCGAAACGGCGTCGTATCCTATATAACTCAAGTAAACCATCGCCGCTCCGTTAAACACACCCGAAGCTCCGAAAGGGAAGAAACCGGACGGATTCTCCGGGTCAGCGGGTCGGGTTAAATTTTTCTTGTCTCCTTTCCAAAACCCCATCACGATCACAAACACGATGAATGCAATGTGTAACGCCGTCAACACCATATTCACCTTCGAACTCTCCCTCGTGCTGTAGCAGATGATGAACGTGACGGCGAGGACGACGAGAACGGCGACGGGATCGATTTCGTTGAATCCGTTTGGGAGACCCGAGACGATGAATCTCCACTCGGAGGTGGATAGTCCGAATGCGGATCCGAGATAAGCCGTGAATCCTCTCGAAACGGCGGCGTTTGACATGACGTAGTCCATTATAAGATTCGCTCCGGTTATAAACGCCGGGAACTCGCCTGTAACGGAAAAAAATGGTTACGGATTTTGAATTTTAACGGTGACGGAGGTTTTTGAGAGTGTACACTGACCGAATGTGATACGGATGTAGCTGAAGGCGCCGCCGGCGACGGGGAGGTGAACGGCGAACTCGGTGTAACAGAAGGCGGAGAGGAGAGCGCAGAGGCCGGCGATTGCGTAGGAGACGACGATCGAGGGACCGGCGAGGAGTCGGCTAGCGCGGCCGGTGGTGACGAAAACGCCGGCGCCGATCATCCCTCCGATTCCGAGTCCGACGATGTCGTACCAGCGGAGAGTGCGGCGCATCTGCTCGCCGGAGACGGCGCGAACGCGGCTCATCTCGTCGTATGAGGTGGAGACGGAGATAGCGCGGCGGGAAAAGCGGGAGGGAGTGTGGGAGAGAGAGTTGAGGTAGACGCGGAGGCTGGAGAAGGAGGTGTCTCCGCCGTGGTTGCGGTAATGGGCCTCCATTTCGGATTAGAATCGGGTCGGGTCGAGATGAATCGGATTTACAGAGAGTTTGAGAGTATAGTTTGAAAGAGGTGGTTTTATAATGGAGATGATAGAGTTCAGTGGCTTTTTGTGTAAATACGACAAACTTCAGGGACACTGATTAGTCAAtagtattattaaaattatattcacaAATGATCACATAAGCATAGATTAAAATAAACAGATGAGGTAAGCATATAGTCTACAAAGATACTAAcccaaaaaagattttgtaatcTGTTAGGTTTTGCAActtttatctatattattaaaacatgatCACTATTTAGCCTTATTTTGATTTGTCGAATGATGTTACTAAATTAAAAAccttatattaattatgtatgttaatatgttgcctaacaatttaattatttaactaaatatttaaatatttcaaaaataaaataaaatatataaattcacACTGATTTTTAGATGTAATCTAATAATATCctgctatatatttttataaagtataatatacagttttttaaaagtattaagacattataaatatccaaataattagattttgtaattattattatgaatttatattaatttaaattctacTTATACAcacaatataaaatttataatattatatgtatatatattatacaattaaatattaaattaaataatatatatattacataacttaatttaataattaatttgtacattttaaaattgaatatatatatatatacacacacagtAACATTATTGTGTATATACATAATGTTATaacaatataatttaatttataaaaaaatattataaaagtaaatattaaataaaagataatttatcataatttataaaataaactatagctattattactttataaaataaatatctacatttaattagtattattttgtattataatcGAACATGTTACAGTTGATTACTTTTACGATTATAGATTTCTATAGGTCGTCAATTATGCAATATGTTAGTTACATATGATAAGGttttaacaatatattaaatttttaaaaaatttgaccaatgaaaatattttaagaaatgtACTAGTtcgtttaaaataaataaattattctatttttattattatatagttttcaaaacGATTATTATGTAGTTGTAGGTATTTCAACTTtaatttgattatataatactaaaacacacaaacaaaatattttatgaataatgttattctgtaaaataaaaatattttaaatcaatgCAATACATATTAAATTTACAATGAATTTTTCTTACAAGtgagatatattttaaatttttatgatatTGTATTACAATACATgttatgaataaaatatatgtaatatttttttaaaaaaaaattgtattaaaaattaCTCTTTAGAAAcctaaaatatgaatatattaacATCTCAAATTAACATTTTCGTTGTATCACAAATTTAAGATTGGAATCTAAACTTATGCAAatgtaataaaactaaaaaatgacATTtcccataaaattattttatataaattttgattatttagaCTAAAACTATatgatagtatttttttcttaaaagtcaGAACtcaactttaaaataataataaaataattaatgtacgtaaatttaaataaaatatttatatatatttgaaatacaaaaatTATCGATGCattataatttctattaaacaaaatgttataaaaataaaataatttttatttgattcaaCAACACATATCTCATCatagttgttttttttattctgaGTAATGTCTAGgcatagtttaaataaaaaaacagttctctcttttcttctaCTATTTTGTGCAATTGATTCAGTTAACATTTCTATGATTCTATGAAGTTACCACATTCATATTctagtaatttgtttttttttttttttttgagaaagggatAAATGGTGAACTAGCAAATGTTTCTTACAGCGTATCCATGTTTGCTAATGGACTACCGTGGAGGCGTGGGTAAACAATCAGTTAGTAAATGTTTCTACAAGTtatcatatttttcaaatactACCGTGGAAGCGTGGATAAAATGATCAACtagtaaaatttttataatgaaCTACCGTTGAGGCGAGTATAAATGATCAActagtaatttttcttttatcttttccaGACAACGACtgatttacataaatatatgtTAGTACTTTAGCAATTCCATATTAATAATACCGACACAACTAGCCGAGCTAGAGTTTTCATATGTCACTTGGATCGAAGAGTACGTGATAGGAGAGGCTCAAGAGAATCAGTATGTTGTTTGGAATTCGATTCAAAAACAGAAATGCTATTTTGTATGAACATTTCAGTACAAACTGAACTTTTACTAAACTGAATTTGACAACACCaatattctaaaaatcggtGTAAACAATATCTAGGCAATCCCCTgagaccatctccaacccatttctataatagagatctctaaaatagaggcAAAAATAGAGATGGTGTTTTTACTCCAATGtgttcctctataatagaggaatgctatatTTGCCTCTATAAATatgaatgctattttttttctctatatttaggggaaaaatagcattcctctatttatagaggtaaatatagcattcctctattatAAAGGAACACATTTGAGCAAAAACActatctctattttttcctctattttagagatctctattatagagatgaGTTGGAGATGAGTAACTGTTTTCATACTATTTTCATAATATGAAaaccttttataaaaaaaaaaaactatttttcataaatctgatttatgttattcaaattgGTTAGAATTGTTCTAAATCAGTTAAATTTGGTTTAAAttgatcttttttttctaaatctgtTTAATCAAGCAACAATGTTAgtgaaaatctataaattttctaatcttttttgtatatgtaatttttaGAGCGAATTGGcttaaaaccaaaaaagaatGATAAAATTAGCAAACTACTTTTGATGGGACAAGTTTTGTGTTTATCAACAAAGGCACCATGTTGTGGGATTTAGGGTATTGACTTAATTAGGGAAAAAATTGTGTATAAAGGATGCaatttcacatttttataattcataaaaataattttataaacaaaagactaaaatatcaaatatttgttAATGTTTAATTCTCGTCTAAACTCCGAATAATCTACCTAATTGTTAGTCTTCTATTACATAAAAAATCTTAATGATATACTGTTTTTTTCCTTCCTATAAATTCTTGCaatatatttcttttgtaaGTATTCAATATTAAATTTAAGTGACTACCATATTTCAAAATACAACTAATTTATACAAGTGTTGCAATTTAATTGACTAAAAGAGTCATTAATGCTATGAAATAAATACATTGAACTTTAAATAGTATTATATAGTAACATGGTAAGTAACTAAATGAgtggaaaaaaaatacaagagaAAGAAATTACAATAAAAAGATTGTACACAATAAATCAATATTTGTTAACAGTTAGCCCAGACCCCGAATAATCCGCCTAATCGTTAGTCTTCTATTTAGGTAAAAAATTTAATGGTATAAATTTTTCTTTGCTGTAAATTCTtgcaatatattatttttgtatgtattcagtattaaattttattgactACCACATTTCAAAATACAACTAATTAATACATGTGTCACAATTTAATATATGAGTCTgtttgttgatgacaaaaaaaaaatcgtcatTAATGCTATGAAATAAATACATTGAACTTTCAATGGTATTGTATAATAATATGGTAGGTTATTTAACGAGAGGAAAGAAATTCAAGAGAACAAATTATAATAAAGAGACTGTACACAACATAGCAAAGTAAAGAACTTACCAAATTAGAGAGAAGATAagccttatatatatatatatatatatatatatatatattttatttgagcTGGTTATTCATGACATGCATAATATAATTCTCCAAAACTCACAATACCTCTCGACTTCGTGATTTCTTATTCTGTTTTGGCAATTATGGCTGCCAAttcatggacacaagaagagagCGAGCAGTTCAAGGACGCAGTGCAGAGGTTCTCTGCCTTTTTTCCCAATCGGTTCGAGTGTATAGCCCAGCGTCTACAGAAATCCGTTGTCGATGTTAAGGAGCATCACCAGGAAATGGTCGATGATCTTCTAGAGATCAGATCGAGTCAAATAGCTTTATCTAATGGGATGTTCGATGCAGTTGAGCCGAGTTGGTGCCGGATCGAGAAACCTATATGGGACATAGAGGAACATGAGTAAGTATACAATATAATGAGTAAAGGTTTTCCATAGCTGATGAAATCTACATTTTCATGCACGTAtgagtttatatattatatcataatGTCGATAGAGTATACAATGGTGTTATTTCGTGGATCTATGTTTGGAATCAATACGACTAACACATTCTCTTATTAGCTGCTACGAAATTCGCATAGTGATAAgatgtttatcttttctttttgtccGTGGATCTATGATTTGGAATCAATACGACTAACACATTCTCTTCTTAGCTACTACGAAATTCGCATGCTGATAAGATATTCATAGATGTTTTATGGccataagtttttttcttttaatctcATTTGAATCAGTTATGTCATAAAATAATTGGATGGTGGTGAAACATGGTTGAAAGCGGATTAATCTCACACTCATAATTTGAATCTGAAAAAAATAACACAATGCAGATGGTTCCTGATCGGGTTAGAGCGGTTTGGGAGAAATTGTGACAAAATAGCGGTCTTATTGGTTACCAAAACCCCAATGCAAGTGGCGATCTATGCACGTAACTTCTTCTATTGGCAAAACTCAAAGAACAATGTAATGAAGCGGCGGAGAACCATGGACATAACTATGGGGGACGCCGGTGTGGACTCATCTGGCCAACAAAATAGAACTATGAGGGGCATCAATAGGGACTCAACTGGCCAACAAGGGAGAACTATGGGGGGCATCTATGTGGGACTCAACTGGCCAACAAGACAAGAGAGCGTAGTTCCTTCGCAGCCGCAACGACAATAAGGGCCAGTTGCGCTGGAAACCGGTCAGGATGCTAACATTTCTGATTCTGAATCGAATAATCTTCCATGAGCTTAAACCAGAACATAAAATTTCATTGTGTAACTATTTAAAAGTCAAGGACTTTTAAACAATATTGGATTTTATTTTGCgaattttttccttttatataaaCCTATGGTTATATATTTCTGATTGTTGAATTTGAATTCTGtttatcataatataatttgagagTATAATTaacttggggggggggggggggggggggttagaTACTAATAGAATATATTTGGGGTCTATTCACTAAATTAAAGAAAAGACGAGGGTGAATCTTGTGATTTCCCCTATTATTTTCTCTATAAATCCTAGAGAAAAGTGTGAAAACCCTCGAGAGATATCAGGTTCCTTTTGTTTTGTGAGATAAGAGCTTTCCTAAACAACTTGGTCGTTGCTTCTAACATATCTTATGGGTTCGAAGCAGTGGACGAGGTATGAGGACAAACTGTTTGAGAGTCTTCTGTTGGTGTTCCCAGAAAATACTCCCAATAGGTTTGAGGCTATCGCCGAACATCTTAATGTACCGCTTGAAGAGGTGAAGCACTACTACAAAGCTTTGGTCCACGATATTAACCTTATCGAATCGGATCAATATCCTACTACTAATTATCCAGATGGGATCCCATCCCAGACCAAACATatggagaaagaaaagaagagggGAAAACCTTGGACAGAAGAGGAACACAGGTTAGTCTAGACACTGAtgaattagggtttatgttgATTGGGTGAAAGTATGAATTAActatttaaactttttattggggtgatgatttagggttttttttgTTAGGTTAGGAGAAAGTTTATAAACGGATGATGAACTGTTATAGGGTTTTTATTGGTTAGGTAATCACATCAGAATATACCATATTTTGTTACTCATTTAGTTTAAATTATGATCTTGTATTAGATTATATGGTTCCTGATTTTGTATAACCTTTATAGCTACATACATAAATCATAGTTGAATGTTAAGAGAAAacttcaataacttttataCATTGTTGTCAAACTTGGTTATGGACTTTGGTtgattgtttatttgttttgatgatATTTCAGGCTTTTTCTGGAGGGGCTAGATAAATATGGGAAAGGAGATTGGAAGAAGATATCGAGAAAGAGTGTGAAGACAAAGACCCCAATGCAAGTCGCAAGCCATGCACAAAAGTATTTCCTGAGGCAAGATGCCAAGAAGAAGGCAAAGAAACGCTCCAGTATCCATGACATAACTTTGATAGATCATGCTGCTAACAATGTAACCGCACCTCGATCCGACTTGGACTCTACGATGGGCCAGACACCTTCTGATCAGCAGGTGCCTCAAGAACATCATCATTCCGACGAAGACTATTTGATTGAGAAGATGTATACGTAAATTCCAAACtataaaatcttttttattaattGGCTTTTGGttcttagtgtttttttttcttctttttgtacATCTAGTTATTAAACAATCCAAATTTGTTTATAgcctttttttacttttgtctAACCAGAATTTTCGAAGGCACACTAGCCT contains these protein-coding regions:
- the LOC125580364 gene encoding transcription factor DIVARICATA-like, which encodes MGSKQWTRYEDKLFESLLLVFPENTPNRFEAIAEHLNVPLEEVKHYYKALVHDINLIESDQYPTTNYPDGIPSQTKHMEKEKKRGKPWTEEEHRLFLEGLDKYGKGDWKKISRKSVKTKTPMQVASHAQKYFLRQDAKKKAKKRSSIHDITLIDHAANNVTAPRSDLDSTMGQTPSDQQVPQEHHHSDEDYLIEKMYT
- the LOC106381185 gene encoding LOW QUALITY PROTEIN: cationic amino acid transporter 7, chloroplastic (The sequence of the model RefSeq protein was modified relative to this genomic sequence to represent the inferred CDS: inserted 2 bases in 1 codon); translation: MEAHYRNHGGDTSFSSLRVYLNSLSHTPSRFSRRAISVSTSYDEMSRVRAVSGEQMRRTLRWYDIVGLGIGGMIGAGVFVTTGRASRLLAGPSIVVSYAIAGLCALLSAFCYTEFAVHLPVAGGAFSYIRITFGEFPAFITGANLIMDYVMSNAAVSRGFTAYLGSAFGLSTSEWRFIVSGLPNGFNEIDPVAVLVVLAVTFIICYSTRESSKVNMVLTALHIAFIVFVIVMGFWKGDKKNLTRPADPENPSGFFPFGASGVFNGAAMVYLSYIGYDAVSTMAEEVRDPVKDIPMGISGSVAIVIVLYCLMAISMSMLLPYDLIDPEAPYAAAFSKSEGWEWVTKVVGIGASFGILTSLLVAMLGQARYMCVIGRSRVVPTWFAKVHPKTSTPVNASAFLGIFTAALALFTDLNVLLNLVSIGTLFVFYMVANAVIFRRYVAVGYTKPWPTLSFLCLFSITSVFFTLVWKLAPSGSPKWFMLGAGGVAAIAIVQIFHCVVPQARTPEFWGVPLMPWTPCVSIFLNIFLLGSLDAPSYIRFGFFSGLAVLLYVFYSVHASYDAEGDGSLDFKDXWKVLKELTEF
- the LOC106378043 gene encoding transcription factor MYBS1-like, with amino-acid sequence MAANSWTQEESEQFKDAVQRFSAFFPNRFECIAQRLQKSVVDVKEHHQEMVDDLLEIRSSQIALSNGMFDAVEPSWCRIEKPIWDIEEHEWFLIGLERFGRNCDKIAVLLVTKTPMQVAIYARNFFYWQNSKNNVMKRRRTMDITMGDAGVDSSGQQNRTMRGINRDSTGQQGRTMGGIYVGLNWPTRQESVVPSQPQRQ
- the LOC111201821 gene encoding uncharacterized protein LOC111201821, with product MCLVRGKKLVHFLESSRKKNVSTSPGENKGDTAIRLVQGSEMEDELRDMKAHKAYYNMLHFVADAQQGIPKLCPCGSITKEVVDEEDTYDYLPGKRYFICKDYENDGLHFRQPWVMGMQQEVERLKVRFQEQEKLLRECESLKGQVRMLLTRVAELEKTNLPVSNSGEVLDHVTG